From a region of the Nitrospira sp. genome:
- a CDS encoding dienelactone hydrolase family protein produces the protein MTAPHEHNVQVTKGKLVLEGILGLPTVARGVVIFAHGSGSGRFSPRNNFVARRLQQDGLGTLLLDLLTEEEADDRRKVFDINLLADRLLLAKGWLVEEPRTKNTGIGYFGASTGAGAALQAAARNPSNIRAVVSRGGRPDLAKSYLPSVAAPTLLIVGGHDEPVIDMNQAAYDWLTCEKKLVIIPGATHLFEEPGTLEQVAEHAGRWFVRYLV, from the coding sequence ATGACGGCCCCACATGAACACAATGTACAGGTCACGAAAGGGAAACTTGTTCTGGAGGGTATCCTCGGCCTGCCGACCGTCGCACGCGGGGTGGTCATCTTTGCACACGGGAGCGGGAGCGGGCGGTTCAGCCCTCGCAACAACTTCGTCGCCCGACGACTGCAGCAAGATGGACTCGGCACGCTCCTGCTCGATTTGTTGACTGAAGAGGAAGCGGACGATCGGCGCAAGGTGTTTGATATCAATCTGCTGGCAGACAGACTCCTGCTGGCGAAAGGCTGGCTGGTCGAGGAACCACGGACGAAGAACACGGGAATCGGCTATTTTGGAGCCAGCACCGGCGCCGGAGCAGCCCTGCAAGCCGCAGCGCGAAATCCGTCGAACATCAGGGCCGTCGTGTCACGAGGGGGACGACCGGACCTGGCTAAATCTTATCTGCCGTCGGTCGCCGCTCCGACCTTGTTGATCGTCGGAGGCCACGATGAACCGGTCATTGACATGAACCAGGCAGCGTATGATTGGCTGACCTGTGAAAAGAAATTGGTCATCATCCCCGGGGCAACACACCTGTTCGAGGAGCCTGGGACCTTGGAACAGGTGGCGGAACATGCAGGAAGGTGGTTTGTACGGTACCTCGTTTGA
- a CDS encoding pentapeptide repeat-containing protein, translated as MTRPAIPTVFMGIIILIGFAATWAGAAGPSASSTKSFVGPPCKSLYKKKSIPAKTLHALVRSHERWVEYRGNANAKRAELCQADLSRALLAGANLERADLEGTILRQANLSQATLIQASLEGADLTKAILEDSNLSGADLRRARLAGANLFRAIGDEAALFDAVFIGATMHESTFERAQLEGADLTAADLTDSNFVEAHFYGATLKDAVLVNADLSGADLRRAVLTNANLYRASLQGALLDHTQLDRTHLIEADLESAYLDEANLREANLKDAILRGADLRYASLYDADLHNTDLEGANMEEANLVRARVSSAKLRMAILYHATLDEADFRDAHINRAVFIGAKGLSVNFTNGDLSEIYAPKSSLRHAQFNRANLESANFVGADLSRASFTDANLAHANLQDVNLHDAVLAGADLSEARLDSADLRHANFRGANLSSVIGLTQSQLNAACVDDQTKLPPALSRPAPCNAAKKRTKP; from the coding sequence ATGACGCGCCCCGCTATACCGACCGTCTTTATGGGAATCATCATACTCATCGGATTTGCCGCCACCTGGGCGGGAGCGGCCGGCCCATCGGCTTCCAGCACCAAATCGTTCGTGGGTCCTCCTTGCAAGAGTCTCTACAAGAAGAAATCCATTCCAGCGAAGACGCTGCATGCCCTCGTGCGTTCGCACGAACGATGGGTGGAATATCGAGGCAACGCGAATGCCAAACGCGCCGAGCTCTGCCAAGCCGACCTCAGCCGAGCATTACTCGCGGGGGCGAATCTCGAACGGGCGGACCTTGAAGGCACCATCTTACGTCAAGCGAACCTGTCTCAGGCCACTCTGATTCAGGCGAGTCTTGAGGGGGCCGACCTCACCAAAGCCATCCTTGAGGACAGTAACCTCTCCGGAGCCGATCTGCGTCGTGCCCGACTCGCGGGCGCGAATCTCTTTCGCGCCATCGGCGATGAAGCCGCTCTCTTTGACGCCGTCTTCATCGGCGCGACGATGCACGAGTCGACATTCGAGCGGGCTCAGCTGGAGGGGGCCGATCTCACGGCTGCCGACTTGACCGACAGCAACTTCGTCGAAGCCCATTTTTACGGAGCGACGCTGAAAGACGCCGTCCTGGTGAATGCTGATCTATCGGGCGCCGACCTGCGTCGTGCTGTCCTGACCAACGCCAATCTCTATCGGGCCAGCCTTCAGGGTGCGCTGCTGGACCATACGCAACTCGATCGGACCCATCTCATCGAAGCCGACTTAGAAAGCGCCTACCTGGACGAGGCAAACTTGCGCGAGGCCAACCTGAAGGATGCCATTCTTCGCGGTGCCGACCTGCGATACGCCAGTTTGTATGACGCAGACCTGCATAATACCGACCTAGAGGGCGCCAACATGGAAGAAGCCAATCTGGTCAGGGCGCGCGTGAGCTCCGCAAAACTCCGGATGGCCATTCTGTATCACGCCACCCTCGATGAAGCCGATTTCCGCGACGCCCACATCAACCGCGCGGTCTTTATCGGAGCCAAGGGATTGAGCGTCAACTTCACGAACGGCGATTTGAGCGAGATCTACGCTCCAAAATCTTCCCTCCGTCACGCTCAGTTCAACAGGGCCAACCTGGAATCGGCCAATTTCGTCGGAGCAGATCTGAGCAGAGCGAGCTTCACCGATGCAAATTTGGCTCACGCGAATCTCCAAGACGTGAACCTTCACGATGCCGTCCTCGCCGGAGCCGATTTGAGCGAGGCTCGGCTGGACTCCGCGGACTTGCGTCACGCGAACTTCAGGGGCGCTAACCTCTCCTCGGTCATCGGTCTCACACAGTCACAACTCAATGCCGCCTGCGTCGATGACCAGACCAAACTGCCGCCGGCGCTCAGCCGTCCGGCTCCCTGCAATGCTGCAAAGAAGCGGACTAAGCCATGA
- a CDS encoding nicotinate phosphoribosyltransferase, translating to MKPSTSVLLTDLYELTMAQAYLEQGMDKPAVFELFVRKLPAHRNFLVAAGLEQVLDYLSTLRVTQEELAWLDQSGQCSRRFLHYLEALRFTGDVEAMPEGTLFFPPEPILRIVASLPLAQLVESRVINLLNFQTMVASKAARSVLAAEGKPLIDFGLRRAHGAEAGLLAARASYVAGFAGTATVLAGMAFGIPLYGTMAHSFVQAHEVEVDAFEHYAQAQPENVVLLIDTYDTEAAAHKVVSLAPMLKGKGITVKGVRLDSGDLADHAQKVRRILDEGGLAHVQILASGNLDEYRVRDFVQSGAPIDSLAVGTAMTTSSDAPSLDCAYKLQEYAGRPCRKRSEGKATWPGRKQVYRYYSGNGRLTHDFLTTHDDQLSGEPLLQPVMKEGRPLAASPGLAEVRRHAATQLEQLPESLRALEMVSAYDVRISSALQSLAQAVDRNI from the coding sequence ATGAAGCCTTCGACCAGCGTCCTGCTGACCGATCTGTATGAGCTCACGATGGCTCAAGCGTACCTGGAACAGGGGATGGACAAGCCGGCTGTGTTCGAGCTCTTCGTCCGTAAACTCCCCGCCCACCGGAACTTCTTGGTGGCCGCCGGTCTTGAACAGGTGTTGGATTACCTCTCAACGCTGCGCGTGACGCAGGAAGAACTTGCCTGGCTTGATCAATCGGGGCAGTGTAGCCGGAGGTTCCTTCATTACCTGGAAGCCCTGCGATTCACCGGGGATGTGGAAGCCATGCCCGAAGGAACCCTGTTCTTCCCTCCTGAGCCCATCCTCAGAATCGTCGCATCGCTCCCACTGGCCCAGCTCGTCGAAAGCCGTGTCATAAACCTGCTGAACTTTCAGACCATGGTGGCCTCCAAGGCGGCACGTTCGGTGCTGGCGGCAGAAGGAAAGCCGCTCATCGATTTTGGGCTGCGCCGCGCGCATGGCGCCGAAGCCGGTCTCCTGGCCGCGCGAGCCAGCTACGTGGCCGGCTTCGCCGGAACGGCGACCGTATTGGCCGGCATGGCGTTTGGCATTCCTCTGTACGGCACGATGGCCCATTCGTTCGTCCAGGCTCACGAAGTTGAGGTCGACGCCTTCGAGCACTATGCCCAGGCACAACCGGAGAACGTCGTTCTCTTGATCGACACCTATGATACCGAAGCTGCCGCGCACAAAGTCGTCTCGCTGGCTCCAATGCTCAAAGGCAAGGGGATTACGGTGAAGGGCGTCCGACTCGACAGCGGAGATCTCGCCGACCATGCTCAAAAAGTTCGACGTATCTTGGACGAAGGCGGTTTGGCTCATGTACAGATCCTTGCCAGCGGAAACCTCGATGAATACCGCGTGAGGGATTTCGTCCAAAGCGGTGCGCCGATCGATAGCCTCGCCGTCGGCACGGCGATGACCACCTCATCTGATGCCCCCTCACTGGACTGCGCCTACAAACTCCAAGAATATGCGGGCCGTCCCTGCCGCAAACGATCAGAAGGCAAGGCCACCTGGCCCGGCCGCAAACAAGTCTACCGGTACTATTCGGGCAATGGGCGTTTGACCCACGACTTCCTCACGACACACGATGATCAACTGTCCGGCGAACCGCTCCTCCAACCGGTCATGAAGGAGGGCCGCCCTCTTGCCGCATCACCAGGCTTGGCCGAGGTGCGCCGCCATGCAGCAACGCAGCTGGAGCAACTTCCTGAATCGTTACGAGCCCTTGAGATGGTGTCGGCCTATGACGTTCGGATCTCTTCGGCGTTGCAGAGCCTGGCCCAGGCAGTTGACCGCAATATTTAA
- a CDS encoding isochorismatase family protein has protein sequence MTPTTISLTPSDALLLTDIQKDFLPRGALGIRDGDEIIPILEHYVCRFAACGLSIFLTRDWHPPDHCSFVSQGGPWPTHCVAGSPGALPPSSFVTPSSAVIIYKAIDRDQEAYSAFHNTSLDRHLRALHVQRLFIGGLATDYCVLHSVKNARTLGYDVCLLMDGIKAVNLQPDDGHLAEKVMISLGAVPVRWEMLEA, from the coding sequence ATGACTCCTACAACCATCTCCCTCACGCCCTCTGATGCGTTGCTCCTTACGGATATCCAGAAGGATTTTCTTCCACGAGGGGCGCTCGGCATCAGAGACGGCGATGAAATTATTCCGATCCTGGAGCATTATGTCTGCCGATTTGCAGCTTGCGGTCTTTCGATTTTCCTGACGCGCGACTGGCATCCGCCGGACCATTGCTCTTTCGTGTCCCAAGGAGGCCCGTGGCCGACGCATTGTGTGGCAGGTTCCCCCGGCGCGTTACCACCGTCGTCGTTTGTTACACCGTCATCGGCGGTCATCATTTACAAAGCCATCGACCGAGATCAAGAAGCCTATTCAGCCTTCCACAACACCAGTTTGGATCGTCATCTACGAGCCCTCCACGTGCAGCGCCTCTTCATCGGCGGATTGGCGACCGACTATTGTGTCTTGCACTCGGTGAAGAATGCTCGGACACTGGGCTATGACGTTTGCTTGCTGATGGACGGGATCAAGGCGGTCAACCTCCAGCCTGACGACGGTCATCTCGCAGAGAAGGTGATGATCAGCCTGGGAGCTGTGCCCGTTCGATGGGAGATGCTCGAAGCATGA
- a CDS encoding cytochrome c: MLTTTRRFIRHRLLAAALLGFCMVNGPAASPVDAQDYPPDIARGKAVYERHCQNCHGPTGRGDGPDAAPLKVPPADFQRFRSFLKSDEELLRTIEHGVVFSPMHSWRGQLTDGEMQDVVAHIRLLSQ; encoded by the coding sequence ATGCTTACAACGACGCGGCGGTTCATACGGCATCGATTGCTCGCGGCAGCGCTCCTCGGATTCTGCATGGTGAACGGTCCGGCAGCCTCCCCTGTGGATGCCCAAGACTATCCTCCAGACATCGCGCGCGGAAAAGCAGTGTACGAACGTCACTGTCAGAACTGTCATGGCCCGACCGGTCGAGGCGACGGTCCTGACGCCGCCCCCTTGAAAGTGCCACCAGCCGATTTTCAGCGATTCCGGTCGTTTCTGAAATCCGATGAAGAATTACTGCGAACCATCGAGCATGGCGTTGTCTTCAGTCCGATGCATTCGTGGCGCGGCCAGCTCACCGACGGAGAAATGCAGGACGTCGTCGCGCACATTCGCCTTCTGTCGCAGTAG
- a CDS encoding zinc ribbon domain-containing protein: MPMYDYKCLDCGKESRIVVTLKEHERGEVTCLACGSKKLQQLFSPFIAHTTKKS, from the coding sequence ATGCCGATGTACGACTACAAATGTCTCGATTGTGGGAAAGAATCACGGATCGTCGTGACGCTGAAAGAGCATGAGCGCGGCGAGGTGACATGCCTGGCGTGCGGAAGCAAGAAGCTGCAACAACTTTTCAGCCCGTTCATCGCTCACACCACAAAGAAAAGTTAG
- a CDS encoding universal stress protein yields the protein MKILLTVDGSDHSYEAVRSLNYLARAEELHIVHVLDVPSPAYPMMMPEVAQELYETVERNMRDDGTRLLDRIMSLLPLDVGPVTKHLVVGSPADQIVTLADQLKVDLILLGTRGLGPIKERLIGSVSHRVLTFGPGAKLILPGPLKTLHRILLPLQGTYDADHALAFLQQKPFRDPPMITLFTVLPHTRPPWPVDAVSAEHMETHSLRKAKDFLDETAAKLGASGYSTHVSATLGTPVDGILQEARALNPDLILTGSRARRGLTRMVLGSVSHALLHQGIYPLMIFG from the coding sequence ATGAAAATATTGCTCACTGTCGACGGTTCCGACCATTCGTATGAAGCGGTCCGGTCCCTCAACTACCTGGCGCGCGCCGAGGAACTGCACATTGTGCACGTACTCGATGTCCCCAGTCCGGCCTATCCCATGATGATGCCGGAGGTGGCGCAAGAACTCTACGAGACGGTCGAGCGAAATATGCGCGATGACGGGACTCGTTTACTGGATCGCATTATGTCATTACTCCCATTGGATGTTGGGCCAGTCACAAAGCATCTGGTCGTCGGATCTCCGGCGGATCAGATCGTCACACTAGCGGATCAGCTGAAGGTGGATCTGATTCTTTTAGGTACCAGGGGTCTTGGACCGATCAAGGAACGGCTCATTGGAAGCGTCTCCCATCGAGTGCTGACCTTTGGACCGGGTGCGAAGCTGATTCTTCCCGGTCCCTTGAAGACGCTTCATCGAATACTGCTTCCCCTACAAGGAACCTATGACGCAGACCATGCCCTAGCCTTCCTTCAACAGAAGCCCTTTCGCGACCCACCCATGATAACCTTGTTCACTGTCCTTCCCCATACCAGGCCTCCCTGGCCAGTGGATGCCGTTTCAGCTGAGCACATGGAAACCCATTCCCTCCGCAAGGCAAAAGACTTTCTCGACGAGACAGCCGCCAAGCTCGGAGCGTCAGGCTACTCGACCCACGTGTCTGCCACATTAGGCACACCCGTTGATGGAATTCTTCAGGAAGCCAGGGCCTTGAATCCAGACCTTATTCTCACGGGATCCCGAGCGCGCCGCGGCCTCACCCGTATGGTGCTCGGCAGCGTTTCACACGCTCTGTTGCACCAGGGGATCTATCCGCTCATGATTTTCGGCTGA
- a CDS encoding universal stress protein has translation MSLAEAMPRILFATDGSPGAAEAEAYAVSLAQSWPATLTVMHVLEFLPGLDSESPVNRLYLGEMTKRATDELAELKARATDHGISVQTRMTRGIPSEGVLAAASAEDTDLIVVGTRGKTGLAHVLLGSTAERIIRAAPCPVLAVRAEGTGGEPADQSRRDHAGLHRLLVPIDFSDCSLDALEYGAMVAQRLKASVKILHVLEPVSYGLDFTLSHVETRESIKTVFTKRLSDVVSALTSAGLVSDFLIVGGLPADSILDAATAQGIDVIVMGTHGRRGLSRTLFGSVTESVLRRSSCPVLTVRSPKFRPGHRRVLSRESPTDV, from the coding sequence GTGAGCCTGGCTGAAGCAATGCCAAGAATTCTCTTTGCGACGGATGGGTCTCCGGGAGCAGCGGAAGCGGAGGCCTATGCGGTCTCTCTGGCCCAATCATGGCCGGCTACCCTGACCGTCATGCATGTGTTGGAATTTCTACCTGGGCTCGACTCTGAGAGTCCCGTCAATCGGTTGTATTTGGGTGAGATGACGAAGCGGGCCACGGACGAACTGGCCGAGTTGAAAGCACGGGCTACCGATCACGGGATCTCGGTTCAGACCAGGATGACGAGGGGCATCCCGAGTGAAGGAGTACTTGCGGCGGCAAGCGCCGAGGATACGGATCTGATTGTCGTGGGTACGAGAGGGAAGACCGGCCTGGCACATGTCCTGCTGGGTAGTACGGCGGAACGAATCATCCGGGCGGCACCCTGCCCGGTGCTGGCTGTGCGCGCCGAAGGAACTGGGGGGGAGCCGGCTGACCAGAGCCGACGCGATCATGCGGGTCTCCACCGGCTTCTGGTGCCGATCGATTTTTCAGACTGCTCACTCGACGCGCTGGAGTATGGAGCCATGGTTGCTCAACGACTGAAAGCTTCCGTGAAAATTCTTCACGTGTTGGAGCCGGTTTCATACGGATTGGATTTCACTCTTTCTCATGTGGAAACACGGGAATCAATCAAGACCGTGTTCACGAAGCGGTTATCGGACGTCGTCTCCGCACTCACTTCCGCTGGCCTCGTGTCCGACTTCCTCATCGTGGGTGGACTACCGGCTGATTCAATTCTTGATGCGGCGACGGCCCAAGGCATTGATGTAATTGTCATGGGGACTCATGGACGCCGTGGGTTGTCTCGTACGTTATTCGGCAGTGTCACGGAGTCCGTCCTTCGGAGATCCTCTTGCCCTGTGCTGACCGTCAGGAGCCCGAAGTTTCGGCCGGGCCATCGCCGTGTCCTTTCCAGGGAGTCACCAACGGACGTTTAG
- a CDS encoding DUF2934 domain-containing protein, whose product MQKATKKTSKGSRRSSSVVKKAVKPIELPDGMWERISHKAYELWEERGRQEGGALRDWLDAEEIVMTEIHEARE is encoded by the coding sequence ATGCAAAAGGCAACGAAGAAAACCAGCAAAGGGAGCAGACGATCCTCTTCTGTAGTAAAGAAGGCCGTGAAGCCCATCGAATTGCCGGATGGAATGTGGGAACGGATCTCGCACAAAGCCTATGAGCTCTGGGAGGAGCGGGGCCGTCAAGAAGGGGGCGCTCTCCGAGATTGGCTCGATGCGGAGGAAATCGTCATGACAGAAATCCATGAAGCGCGTGAATGA
- a CDS encoding 6-phosphofructokinase, which translates to MTEQRPTVGILIGGGPAPGINSVISAATICSTLGGSDVLGLIDGFKWLMEGSTGQVRPLSIEDVSRIHFRGGSFLGTSRANPTKTAEHLDNVLFSLKRLGITRLMTIGGDDTAFSAMKLEERSGGQLQVIHVPKTIDNDLDLPHGIPTFGFQTARHVGVEIVKNLMVDARTTTHWYLVVTMGRKAGHLALGIGKAAGATLTIIPEEFRERPVRLQRVVDLLIGTMIKRLEHGQADGVVVLAEGLIEILDPRDLGGLEYVERDEHGHLRLNEVDVGSVLRRELTKQLHALGLSFAVVAKNVGYELRCADPIPYDIEYTRDLGYCAAQYLLDGGTSAMVSIQNGRFVPIPFRQMVDSATGRTRVRMVDVDSQSYQIARQYMIRLTPDDLSNPDTLGRYSDLSGLSAAAFRERFAAVL; encoded by the coding sequence ATGACAGAGCAGCGTCCGACCGTCGGCATTCTGATCGGTGGAGGGCCGGCTCCTGGGATCAATAGTGTGATCAGCGCGGCAACGATCTGCAGCACTCTTGGAGGCTCCGATGTGCTCGGGCTGATCGATGGATTCAAATGGCTCATGGAAGGGAGTACGGGACAAGTACGGCCGCTCTCGATCGAGGATGTCAGCCGGATCCATTTTCGAGGCGGGTCTTTTCTGGGTACGTCACGTGCGAACCCGACGAAAACTGCGGAGCATCTCGACAACGTATTGTTTTCTCTGAAGCGCCTGGGCATCACGCGTTTGATGACGATCGGCGGGGACGATACTGCGTTTTCGGCCATGAAGTTGGAGGAGCGATCCGGCGGTCAACTTCAAGTCATCCACGTCCCCAAGACGATCGACAACGATCTGGATCTTCCCCATGGGATTCCCACATTCGGGTTTCAGACGGCCCGTCACGTCGGTGTCGAGATCGTGAAGAACTTGATGGTGGATGCCCGCACCACGACACACTGGTACCTGGTGGTGACCATGGGGCGCAAGGCCGGGCATCTTGCATTAGGGATCGGAAAGGCAGCCGGTGCCACGCTCACGATTATTCCTGAGGAGTTTCGAGAGAGGCCGGTGAGACTTCAACGAGTCGTCGATCTCTTGATCGGGACGATGATTAAGCGGCTGGAACACGGTCAGGCCGACGGGGTGGTGGTGCTGGCCGAGGGACTGATCGAAATTCTCGATCCTCGTGATCTTGGAGGGTTGGAGTATGTCGAACGAGACGAGCATGGTCATTTGCGGTTGAACGAAGTGGATGTCGGCAGTGTCTTGCGGCGTGAACTGACGAAACAGCTCCATGCGCTGGGACTTTCTTTTGCTGTCGTGGCAAAGAACGTGGGCTATGAACTCCGTTGCGCGGATCCGATTCCCTACGACATCGAATACACGCGTGACCTCGGGTATTGTGCCGCTCAATATCTGCTCGACGGCGGGACATCAGCGATGGTGTCGATCCAGAATGGACGGTTCGTCCCGATTCCGTTCAGGCAGATGGTGGACTCCGCGACAGGACGGACCAGAGTCAGGATGGTGGATGTCGATTCGCAGTCCTATCAAATCGCCCGACAATACATGATTCGGCTTACACCGGACGACTTGAGCAATCCAGACACATTGGGGCGATATAGCGACTTGTCCGGCCTCTCGGCAGCGGCGTTTCGAGAACGGTTCGCCGCAGTCCTCTGA
- a CDS encoding universal stress protein, whose translation MKVLAATDGSKFGTWAIKWVAEIPFLVQPVVHALHVVDVASLRAPFMIQPMIVGTERYLQSEVKRIETTAKSTKKESEELLSTLGLEGTVTVDRGGVAETILKHARRGVGLLSIGSRGLDALDRFMLGSISNHAIHHAPCSVLVVKENPRPVRHVVLAIDGSAASDKAAKFLMRHVNPTPDGPDREPVLVTVVHAIAYLRYPEVKEAGKALVRRCGDKLAKTGFQIHEVLRLGKPADEILTVATKNKADLIVTGAKGLGAIRRVVLGSVSTRVVQHAHCGVLVVR comes from the coding sequence ATGAAGGTTCTCGCGGCAACTGATGGATCGAAGTTCGGCACGTGGGCGATCAAATGGGTGGCAGAGATACCGTTCCTCGTTCAGCCTGTCGTGCATGCGCTGCATGTCGTCGATGTGGCGAGCCTTCGGGCTCCTTTTATGATTCAACCGATGATCGTCGGTACCGAACGATATCTTCAGTCGGAAGTGAAGCGGATAGAGACAACAGCCAAGTCCACCAAGAAGGAATCGGAAGAGTTATTGTCCACGCTCGGTCTAGAGGGAACGGTTACGGTGGATAGAGGCGGCGTGGCGGAGACGATTCTCAAGCATGCGCGGCGCGGTGTAGGACTGTTGTCGATCGGGTCACGGGGTTTGGATGCTCTTGATCGCTTCATGCTGGGCAGTATCTCAAATCACGCCATCCACCATGCGCCATGTTCTGTACTGGTGGTGAAAGAGAATCCCCGGCCTGTCCGACATGTGGTCCTGGCGATCGACGGGTCGGCAGCGTCGGATAAGGCGGCCAAGTTTCTAATGCGTCATGTCAATCCGACGCCCGATGGCCCGGATCGGGAACCGGTGCTGGTGACCGTTGTGCACGCGATAGCCTATTTGAGGTATCCAGAAGTAAAGGAAGCCGGGAAAGCTCTGGTGCGGCGCTGTGGAGATAAGCTCGCGAAAACAGGCTTCCAGATACACGAAGTCTTGAGACTTGGGAAGCCGGCGGACGAGATTCTGACAGTGGCCACCAAGAACAAGGCCGACCTTATTGTCACCGGAGCCAAGGGGTTGGGCGCAATCCGCCGCGTGGTGCTCGGCAGCGTATCCACTCGTGTGGTTCAACATGCCCACTGTGGGGTGCTTGTGGTCCGCTGA
- a CDS encoding winged helix-turn-helix transcriptional regulator, which translates to MAAMTALIKIDQDSLPDRLVTGLSKIGLAMKSRTWRRKGRQGIGPLQIQVLTFLRSRPNHSATVSTIARELSVKLPTASEVIRTLEHKRLVRRRRREVDNRVVTVHLTALGAKAGHVENRWPEILASAAGNLSAQEQVALLTTLVKLIRALQLQGEIPVARMCVSCEHFRPHVYAESAQPHHCDFYNVAFGDQAFRLDCPEYVESSAAETSNNGADSHNDARVNQAAQI; encoded by the coding sequence ATGGCAGCCATGACGGCATTGATAAAGATCGATCAAGACTCGCTCCCTGATCGTTTGGTGACTGGGCTTTCGAAAATCGGTTTGGCGATGAAGAGCCGAACCTGGAGAAGGAAGGGACGGCAGGGTATTGGCCCGTTGCAAATTCAAGTGCTGACGTTTCTCCGTTCTCGACCGAATCATTCGGCGACCGTCTCGACGATTGCCCGAGAACTCTCCGTCAAACTGCCCACTGCCTCAGAAGTCATTCGAACGCTTGAACACAAACGGTTGGTTCGCCGGCGTCGCCGAGAAGTCGACAACCGCGTCGTGACCGTTCATCTGACCGCGCTCGGGGCAAAAGCAGGTCACGTGGAAAACCGATGGCCCGAGATTCTTGCGTCTGCCGCCGGGAATCTATCGGCGCAAGAGCAGGTCGCCCTTCTCACCACACTCGTGAAGCTGATTCGCGCGCTCCAACTGCAGGGAGAAATCCCGGTCGCGCGTATGTGCGTTTCTTGCGAACACTTCCGCCCGCATGTCTATGCGGAATCGGCCCAACCTCATCATTGTGACTTCTACAACGTTGCGTTTGGAGATCAGGCGTTCCGCCTCGATTGTCCCGAGTATGTGGAATCGTCAGCAGCAGAAACCTCAAACAATGGCGCCGACTCTCACAATGATGCGAGGGTCAACCAAGCTGCTCAGATATGA
- a CDS encoding rubrerythrin — MGKSLKGTKSHDNLKHAFAGESQANRRYLYFARRADIEGYPDVGGLFRDTSEAETGHAFGHLDFLKEVGDPATGVPMGNTDANLKSAIEGETYEYTQMYPGMSKTAREEGFPELAEWFETLAKAERSHANRFQKGLDTLKA, encoded by the coding sequence ATGGGAAAAAGCTTAAAGGGGACAAAGAGTCACGACAATCTCAAACATGCGTTTGCAGGGGAATCACAGGCCAACCGCCGGTATCTCTATTTTGCCCGGCGTGCGGACATTGAGGGCTATCCGGACGTCGGCGGGCTGTTTCGAGACACCTCGGAGGCTGAAACCGGCCACGCCTTCGGACACCTGGATTTCTTGAAAGAGGTCGGAGACCCGGCGACAGGCGTGCCGATGGGCAACACGGACGCGAACCTCAAGTCCGCCATCGAGGGCGAAACGTACGAATACACGCAAATGTATCCGGGAATGTCCAAGACCGCACGGGAGGAAGGGTTTCCTGAATTGGCCGAATGGTTTGAAACCCTGGCGAAGGCCGAACGGTCCCACGCCAATCGGTTTCAGAAGGGACTGGATACTCTGAAGGCCTAA